A region of Rhodamnia argentea isolate NSW1041297 chromosome 9, ASM2092103v1, whole genome shotgun sequence DNA encodes the following proteins:
- the LOC115728966 gene encoding cytokinin dehydrogenase 3-like — MAEKHPTASLLTNSLHHRLLSLPIANKLHFDSESIRAASVDYGLIVREIPKAVLRPSCPEDIMTLVAFMYNESSIPFTISARGCGHSIRGQAMARDGVVVDMTSLDNKQHGTTVSYSQSLGHYADVGGQQLWIDVLEETLKHGVAPVCLTDYLYVTVGGTLSNAGISGEAFRYGPQINNVYEMDVITGTGDFMTCSPEKNSELFYSVLGGLGQFGIIMRARIALGRAPKRAKWVRMLYSDFSAYTMDQERLISRHRRDQDEALNYVEGFLFMHRNSDSWIPFFSPSDHPRLMSLVAEHELLYCIEVAKYYDDRTQSTVDKDLEILLKDLNHVPEFRFEKDVSYVDFLSRVRVEELELRGRGLWNVPHPWLDLFVPKSRIADINTGVFKNIALKRNITTGYVLFYPLNKNKWDDRMSAVTPDEDIFYTVEFLHSSGFGDWQELELQNKEVLRFCEDNGIKFKQYLPNYSTEREWMEHFGPKWRTFQERKAQFDPKMLLSPGQRIFNHN; from the exons ATGGCAGAAAAACATCCAACGGCCTCACTGTTGACCAATTCACTACACCACAGGCTCCTTTCTCTCCCCATCGCTAACAAACTCCACTTCGACTCCGAATCCATCCGCGCAGCCTCCGTAGACTACGGCCTCATTGTCCGAGAAATTCCCAAGGCCGTCCTTCGCCCATCTTGCCCTGAAGACATCATGACTCTTGTCGCATTCATGTACAATGAGTCCTCTATTCCTTTCACTATCTCAGCGAGAGGATGCGGCCACTCCATCCGAGGACAAGCTATGGCTCGCGATGGGGTCGTCGTGGACATGACGTCTCTTGATAACAAGCAGCACGGGACCACCGTTTCGTATAGTCAGTCGCTTGGCCACTATGCCGATGTCGGCGGCCAGCAACTTTGGATCGATGTGTTGGAGGAGACGCTGAAACACGGTGTTGCACCGGTTTGTTTGACAGATTATTTGTACGTAACTGTGGGTGGTACGCTCTCTAATGCTGGCATTAGCGGGGAAGCGTTTCGATATGGTCCTCAAATCAACAATGTCTACGAAATGGATGTTATTACTG GAACTGGGGACTTTATGACATGCTCTCCCGAAAAAAATTCCGAGTTATTTTACTCCGTCCTTGGCGGTCTTGGTCAATTTGGCATAATAATGAGAGCGAGGATTGCACTGGGTCGAGCTCCAAAGAGA GCAAAGTGGGTGAGAATGCTATACAGTGATTTTTCAGCTTATACGATGGACCAAGAACGTTTGATATCGCGCCATCGAAGGGACCAAGATGAAGCATTGAACTATGTAGAAGGTTTCCTTTTCATGCACCGAAATTCAGACAGTTGGATACCTTTCTTCTCTCCCTCAGACCACCCGCGGCTGATGTCCCTCGTGGCGGAACACGAGCTCCTCTACTGTATCGAAGTAGCCAAATACTACGACGATCGCACCCAGAGCACAGTAGACAAG GACCTGGAGATCCTATTGAAAGATTTGAACCATGTCCCCGAGTTCAGGTTCGAGAAAGATGTGTCCTACGTTGATTTCCTGAGTAGAGTACGAGTCGAAGAGCTAGAGCTCCGAGGGCGGGGGCTTTGGAATGTTCCTCATCCGTGGCTCGACCTATTTGTGCCCAAATCTCGCATCGCCGATATCAACACAGGCGTCTTCAAGAACATTGCTCTCAAAAGGAACATCACAACTGGATATGTCCTCTTTTACCCGTTGAACAAAAATAA ATGGGATGATAGAATGTCTGCCGTTACACCAGATGAAGATATCTTTTATACGGTTGAATTCTTGCATTCAAGTGGGTTTGGAGACTGGCAAGAGCTTGAACTTCAAAATAAGGAGGTGCTCCGCTTTTGTGAAGATAATGGTATAAAGTTCAAGCAATACCTCCCAAATTACAGCACCGAAAGAGAGTGGATGGAACATTTTGGTCCCAAATGGAGGACTTTTCAAGAGCGCAAAGCCCAGTTCGATCCAAAAATGTTGTTGTCTCCTGGGCAGAGAATTTTCAACCACAACTGA
- the LOC115728965 gene encoding acyl-CoA--sterol O-acyltransferase 1-like: MEGEIYNFSKLCITALMSMCYCYIVGRTIPKGTQRLLAMLPVVALFLYLPLNLSTVNLSGQTGFILSWLGNSKLLLFAFGKGPLSSDPSISLPCFLAIACLPIKIQQTPLRESPQRTDSTEDQTNPPHKGHRKIKPLPQNPENTRQKAILSLNYPTKALLFLMLLHLYDYGDHFHPNVILFLYCCHIYLALELILASIQAAARVGFGMELEPQFHEPYLSSSLQDFWGKRWNLMVTNILRSTVYKPVHSAASAVVGPKWAALPAVMAAFLVSGLMHELIFFYMGCVKPTWEVTWFFVFHGACLVVEVVVKRKYGAKWRLPRALAGPMIVTFVMVTASWLFLPPLLRDGVDKKGLEEYAAAGAFIKDVSRVVMSRIS, encoded by the coding sequence ATGGAAGGAGAGATCTACAACTTCTCCAAGTTATGCATCACAGCTTTGATGTCTATGTGCTACTGCTACATAGTTGGCAGGACCATCCCAAAAGGTACTCAAAGACTCTTAGCGATGCTACCCGTCGTGGCTCTGTTTCTTTATCTTCCTCTTAATCTCTCCACAGTGAATCTTAGCGGCCAAACTGGCTTCATCCTTTCCTGGCTTGGCAACTCCAAACTCCTCCTCTTTGCCTTCGGCAAAGGGCCTCTATCTTCAGATCCATCCATCTCTCTTCCATGCTTCTTGGCCATTGCTTGCTTACCCATCAAGATCCAACAGACCCCACTTCGAGAATCACCGCAGAGGACAGACAGCACCGAAGATCAGACAAACCCACCTCACAAAGGCCATCGTAAAATAAAACCACTTCCTCAAAATCCTGAAAACACTAGACAGAAAGCTATCTTGTCCCTGAACTATCCCACAAAAGCTTTGCTTTTTCTGATGCTATTACATTTATACGATTATGGCGACCACTTCCATCCGAACGTGATCTTGTTCCTCTATTGCTGCCACATATACCTTGCGCTTGAGCTGATCTTAGCCTCCATACAAGCCGCAGCTCGAGTAGGCTTTGGGATGGAACTGGAGCCGCAGTTCCATGAGCCGTACCTGTCGTCTTCCCTTCAGGACTTCTGGGGGAAGCGGTGGAACCTCATGGTCACCAACATCCTGCGATCGACCGTCTACAAACCGGTCCACAGTGCTGCGTCAGCGGTTGTTGGGCCCAAGTGGGCTGCACTGCCGGCAGTGATGGCCGCTTTCCTGGTGTCGGGGCTCATGCACGAGCTGATATTCTTCTACATGGGGTGCGTGAAGCCCACTTGGGAGGTCACGTGGTTTTTTGTGTTCCACGGGGCATGTTTGGTGGTCGAGGTGGTGGTGAAAAGGAAGTATGGCGCGAAGTGGCGGTTGCCGAGGGCCTTGGCCGGTCCAATGATCGTGACATTTGTAATGGTGACCGCATCTTGGCTGTTTCTTCCACCGCTGCTGAGGGATGGTGTGGACAAGAAGGGGTTGGAAGAGTACGCAGCTGCAGGCGCGTTCATTAAGGACGTCAGTCGAGTTGTGATGTCTCGGATTTCATAG